A window of Rhododendron vialii isolate Sample 1 chromosome 13a, ASM3025357v1 contains these coding sequences:
- the LOC131313557 gene encoding uncharacterized protein LOC131313557, which translates to MFTGSAASEHLETFFYTQTLDHFNYKPESYATFQQRYVINSKYWGGANENAPIFVYLGAEAAIDDDLSIIGFLPDNAPHFKALQVYIEHRFYGQSIPFTSLEEAVKNKSTRGYFNSAQAIADYAKVIIYLKQNLSAHYSPIIVVGGFYGGMLASWFRLKYPHITLGALASSAPILYFDDITPENGFYSIVTKDFKEVSETCYETIRKSWAEIDRVASNPHGLSILSQKFKTCSHLNNSQELEDYLVSIYTDAAQYDEPPLYPVTLVCGGIDGANEGTDILDRIFAGLVAYTLNLTCYPVGENNIPSETEIGWRWQSCSEMVFPIGRGINDTMFPPAPFNLTQYIMNCKSLYGVPPRPHWVTTYYGGHDIKLVLHRFASNIIFSNGLRDPYSSGG; encoded by the exons ATGTTCACAGGCTCTGCTGCTTCAGAGCACTTGGAAACCTTCTTTTACACCCAAACACTTGATCACTTCAACTACAAACCAGAGAGCTACGCCACTTTTCAACAAAGATATGTGATCAATTCCAAATATTGGGGTggtgcaaatgagaatgctccAATTTTCGTTTATCTTGGTGCAGAGGCTGCGATTGATGATGATCTTTCTATCATTGGGTTTCTCCCCGATAATGCCCCTCATTTCAAAGCTCTCCAAGTTTACATAGAG CACCGCTTCTACGGACAGTCGATTCCGTTTACGTCTTTGGAGGAGGCAGTGAAAAACAAAAGCACTCGTGGCTATTTCAATTCGGCCCAGGCTATTGCGGATTATGCAAAGGTGATCATATATTTGAAGCAAAATTTGTCTGCGCACTATTCTCCGATTATTGTTGTTGGAGGATTTTACGGAGGAA TGCTAGCTTCATGGTTCCGGCTAAAGTATCCCCATATTACCCTCGGGGCTCTGGCCTCATCAGCTCCTATCCTTTACTTTGATGACATCACTCCAGAAAATGGATTCTATTCAATTGTCACCAAGGATTTCAAA GAAGTAAGTGAGACTTGCTACGAAACAATACGAAAGTCGTGGGCCGAAATCGATAGAGTCGCTTCCAATCCCCACGGTCTCTCAATCCTGAGCCAAAAATTCAAGACTTGCTC gCACTTGAACAATTCTCAGGAACTCGAGGACTACTTGGTCTCAATCTACACTGATGCAGCTCAATATGATGAGCCACCGTTGTATCCTGTTACACTGGTCTGTGGGGGAATCGATGGAGCAAACGAAGGAACTGAC ATTCTTGACCGGATATTCGCAGGCCTTGTTGCCTATACACTGAACTTGACATGTTATCCTGTCGGCGAAAACAATATTCCTTCGGAAACAGAGATAGGATGGCGTTGGCAA AGTTGTAGTGAGATGGTATTTCCCATTGGCCGGGGCATCAACGACACCATGTTTCCACCAGCACCTTTCAATCTAACGCAATACATCATGAATTGCAAAAGTTTGTACGGTGTCCCACCACGTCCTCACTGGGTCACAACCTACTATGGAGGTCAT GACATAAAATTGGTTCTCCATAGGTTTGCTAGCAACATCATTTTCTCCAATGGTCTTCGAGATCCTTACAGCAGTGGAGGGTaa